GCCGTCCGGCAGGCGCCGAGCGCTGTCCAGCGCCAGCTGTCGCCAGGCAGCGTCGCTGTCGATGCCAAAACCCGCGTAGTGTTCGCGCAGTTCGGCTTCCAGGTCGCCGAAGTGGACGAAGCGATGCATGGCGCCGAAGTAGGTCGCGAGACTCGACAGGCCGTCCGGGTCCAGCTCGGGGCCGACATCGTTGAGCACCAGGCACTCGATGCGCGAGGCGGTGGTGGGCTCGGCGGCGAGCAGCATGCCCAGCAGCCCGCCCATCGAAGTGCCTACCCAAGGCACCCGCTCAAGCTCGAAGTGGTCGAGCAGGGCCACGGCGACTTGCTGGTAGTGCTCATACAGATAGTCATGGGCGGGGTAGAGCGACCAGCTGGACAGGCCGCGTCCCGGCGTGTCAGGGGCCAGTACGCGCCACTCGGGGCCCAGCTCGCGCGCCAGGGCCGCAAAATCGCCGCCGTGACGGGCCAGCCCGTGCCAGGCTATCAGCGTGCGTGGGGCATCGGGATTCCAGATGCGCACCGCGATCTGCAGTGCCCTGACCTTGACCAGTTCCAGGCGATCCATAGTGCTACCTTTTGACGTGGGGGCAGAGGTATGTGGTGTAGAGGTATGTGGCGAAGAGTCATGCCGTGCCCTGCGTTGCAGCCGGCAAAGACGCGTCGGCTTGCGGGGCGTTATGTTGCCATGCAGCATAGACTACAACATCGAGAGGCAGACGCCATGATGGTGAGTGAGATGGATAGCTGACGTCGCCTGGGGCGTCCTGGAGAGCGGCTTGAGGCTCATGAGCCCGTTCATGAGCCCGTCGAGGCGCCGTTTTCCAGCAGGAGGCCGGATATTGATAGGCAGGCTCAATCATGGTCGAAAAAAGGAATAATCATTAGCCTGCTAGTATACATACACGCATGTAGCTATAATGCTCGCCAATTGACATAAGCGTGAACCGTCGTTTCTGGCATGATGTCTGGCGACGGAGAGGGGGGACGAGTGATAGCGCTTCCCCCTATGCTATATCTGCCTCCATCTTCCCTTGACCAAGGAAAGCTCATGCCGCTCATCACTGATCTCTCTGCATCCGGCAGGCGCCTGACTCGGCGGGCCATCATGCTGCCCCTGGCGATGTCCATTGCTCTTGCAAGTCAGGCTCAGGGCGCTGACCTGCTGGGTATCGCAAGCGATGCCCTGGAAAACGATGCCAGCCTTGCCTCAGCGCGAGCCAGCCTGAAAAGCACCCAGGAAAGCCGTGACGTGGCCGGTGGTGACCTGCTGCCGCAGATCAATGCCTCTGCCGAGTTGGCGAATAACCGCACCTACGACAGCCAGCAGTCGACCATATCGGGTGCGGGCGTCAGCCAGAGCGCGGATGATGACTACAACAGTGGCAGCCTGGCCCTCGATGCCAGCCAGGCCCTGTATGACGCGGCCAATGCACGGGAAGTCGATCAGGCCGAGAACCAGATCGATCAGGAGAGACTGTCGTTGATTGCCAGCGAGCAGCAGCTGTTGTTCGATGCGTCGACCGCGTATTTCGAGATCCTGCGTGCCAATGACATCCTCGCAGCCCGTCGGGCTCAGGAACGCGCGATCTCGCGCCAGCTGGAGCAGGCCCGTGAGCAGTTCGAGGTCGGCCTGATCGCGATCACCGACGTCGAGGAGGCCCGCGCCAGCTTCGACCAGGCCCGGGCCGAGCGCATCACCGCCCAGAGCGATCTGGAGGTCAGCTTCGAGGAACTCGAACGCCTGACCGGCAAGCGTTACCAGAGCATCCAGAGCCTCACCGAAGACCTGCCGGTCGAGCTGCCGACGCCTGCTGAACGTGATGCATGGGTCGATATGGCCCTCGAGGAAAGTCCGCTGCTGAAAAGCGCCATGGCGGCAGTCGACGTCTCACGCTCAAGCGTCGATATCTCCAAGGCAGCTCGTCTGCCGGTGGTAGAGGCCTTTGCTGCCTACAACTATGCCGACAGCGATCGCGATCAGGTCGAGGGCCATGATTCATCCAGTCAGCTCGGCGTGCGCGCGAGCCTGCCGCTGTATACCGGCGGCTCGACCAGCGCCCAGATTCGCCAAAGCACCTACACACTGGCGGCCAGTCAGTATGATGCCGAGGCGCAGCGCCGCTTGACCATCCAGCAGGTACGCTCGCTTTACACCCAGGTGCGCAACGATGTCGCCACCGTGGAGGCGCGCCGTCAGGCGGTGGTCTCCAACCGCAGCGCTCTGGACGCGACCCGTTCGGGCTATGAGGTCGGTACCCGCAACATCGTCGATGTCCTGGCGGCCGAACAGAACCTCTATGACGCTATCTCCAACCTGGCCGAGGCGCGCTATGACTATGTGCTCGACAAGCTCGAGCTGCGCCAGCAGGCCGGCACCCTGGATGTCGAGGTGATTCGCGAGCTGAATGCTCAGCTCAGCGCCGATCAGGCCGTGCTGCTGGAAGTCAGCGAGGACGGCGGCGGCTCCTACGATTCCATGAGGGATATCGGCGAGCGTCCGCAACCCGACGCCTGAGCCATGACCGCCGCCCCGTCGGGCGGCGGTTTCTTGTCGGGCTGGCCATCCGCCCTTGTCACCCACCAGTGACCCCTTCGCTGGCGCGTATTGCACGACGGGTGAGTCAAGAGCCAGTCCATAAGAACCAGTGACAAGAACTGGTCATTTACACGCTAGCCACCCACCGTCATACCCCCATTGCCCCGGACCTGAGTCTGCATTCAGGCCCGTTTCGCATCGTCAATATCCGTACATGTATGGATGTTTAATATCGGGCATCGACGGTGGTGGACAAGCCACGCATTGATTTCATCATTCGAGCGGGAGACAGACATGCAGAACAACGCAAACGCGATGCGCCCTTGGCGACTGGCGCTGCTCGGCCTGGGGCTTGCCGGTCTCATGGCCGGCTGCGGCAGCGAGTCGGGCGGCCAGGCGCAGGCAGCGGGCAGTGACCAGGCGGCACCTGCGACGCCCGGCCAGGTCATGAGCGTCGAGCGTCGTGATATCGCGCTCGACAAGTCCTATCCCTCGCTGCTCAGCAGCGAGAACGAGGTCACCGTCGTGGCGCGGGTCAGCGGTCTTCTGGAGGCGCGTCAGTTCGAGCCCGGCGACCGGGTCGAGAAGGGCGACAGCCTCTATACCATCGAGCCGGCCACCTATCAGGCGTCGGTGCGTAGCGCCGAAGCCGACCTCAAGAGTGCCAAGGCCGAGCGGGAGCGCGCCCAGCGCGACGCCGACCGCTACCAGCGCCTGCTGAACCAGAACTCGGTGAGCCGTCAGGATTACGACGATGCCCTGGCGGATCTGCAGGTGGCACGCGCCACCGTGGCGCAGAACGAAGCCGCGCTGGACAGTGCGCGCATCGATCTCAATTACACCGACGTCGAGGCGCCGGTGAGCGGAGCGATAAGCCTGAGCGAGATCAACGTGGGCAACCTGGTGGATCCCGGCACGGAGCTTGCCACCATCACCCCGCTGGACCCTCTCGAGGTGCGCTTCCAACTGCCCCAGACGGATGCCCTGGCGCTGCGCCGTCAGCGTGACGACAAGGAAGCGCCGATCGGCGCCACTCTGTCGCGTCCCGCCGAGCAGGGCAATGCCGCGCAAAGCCTTGACGGCAAGCTCGACTTCCTGGGTAGCCGGGTCAGCGAGAGCACCAGCACCGTGGAGGCGCGGGCGATGTTCGACAACCCTGAGGGCAGCTTCCTGCCGGGTCAGTTCGTGCGTATCTCGCTTGCCGGCCTCAAGCGCTATGACGTGCTGGCGGTTCCTGAGATTGCCGTGACCGAGGGGCTGATGGGCCCGCAGGTGTTCGTGCTGGATGACGACAACAAGGCCCGTGCGCGCACCGTCGAACTCGGTGAAACCGCCGGCCACTGGCTGATCATCAATAGCGGTCTGGAAACCGGTGAGCGAGTGCTGGCCAGCGACCCGGGCGGTATCCAGCCCGGCACCACGATCGAACCCCAGCCCTTCGACGGCGACGCAGCAAGCGGGAGCTGATCCATGACGTTTTCCGATTTCTTCATCCGGCGGCCGGTGTTTGCCACCGTGCTCTCGGTGATCATTGCCCTGGTGGGCATCATGGCGCTTCGTGTGCTGCCCATCGAGCAGTATCCGAGCGTGGTGCCGCCGACGGTCTCGGTCAAGGCCACCTACCCGGGCGCCGATGCCGACACGGTATCGCAGACCGTGGCCGCCCCGCTTGCCGAGGCGATCAATGGCGTCGAGGACATGCTCTACATGAACTCGACCACTGCCGATAACGGCTCGCTCTCCATGAGCATCGCCTTTGCCATCGGCTCGGACGGCGATACCAACACCATCAACGTCAACAACCGCGTTCAGCAGACGTTGTCGCAGCTGCCCGAGTCGGTACAGGCGCAAGGGGTGACGGTCGAACTTAGCTCCAGCAGCATCCTGATGGTGCTGGGCCTGACCTCGCCGCAGAACGACTACGGCAAGATCTACATGCAGAACTACGCGACCCTCAACCTCCTCGACGAGCTGCGCCAGGTGCCTGGCGTGGGCAGCGCCGAGGTGCTGGGGGGTGGCGAGTTCGCGATGCGCATCTGGCTCAACCCGGACAAGCTGGCCGAGTACGACATGACCCCGGCCGAGGTGGCCGATGCGGTCAGTTCGCAGAATACCGAGGTAGCGGCAGGGGGCCTGGCCAAGACGCCGCAGGGCGAGTCACGGGCCTATAGCTATACCATTACCGCCCCCGGCCGTATGAGCAACGCCGATCAGTTTCGCGACATCATCCTGCGTACCAATCCGGACGGCTCGGCGCTGCGCCTGGATGACGTCGCGCGCATCGAACTGGGGGCATCCTCCTACAATATTGATGCGCGTCTGAACGGCGGCACCATGACGCCGATCATGATCAACCAGCAGCCCGGCGCCAATGCCCTGGAAACGGCCAAGCAGGTGGTCGCCACCATGGACCGTCTCAAGGAGCGCTTCCCGCCGGGGCTCGACTATGAAGTGCCCTACGACACCACGCTGTTCATCGATGCCTCGGTGACCACCGTGGAGCACACCTTCATCGAGGCGTTCCTGATCGTCGCTGCGATCGTGCTGATTTTCCTGCAGAACTGGCGGACCACCGCCATCGCTCTGTCGGTAGTACCGGTCTCGGTGGTGGGCACCTTTGCTGGGCTTTACCTGTTTGGCTTCTCGATCAACCTGCTGTCGCTGTTCGCGCTGGTACTGGCGATAGGCATCGTGGTCGATGATGCCATCCTGGTGGTGGAGAACGTCGAGCGTATTCTCGAAGAAGATCCCAACATCAAGATCCTGGCCGCATCGAGTCGGGCGATGAAGGAGGTCGGTGGCCCGGTTATCGCCACCTCGCTGATCATGGCGGCGGTATTCGTGCCGGTGGCCTTCCTCGGTGGCTTCACCGGGCAGATCTATCAGCAGTTCGCCTTGACCATCGCGGTGTCGGTGGCGATCTCGGCGGTGGTGGCGCTGACATTCACCCCGGCGATGTGCGCGATCTTCGTGCGCCACAAGTCTCGTCATCCGCGCTCCAAGCTCGTCAGAGGCCTGACCGCACCGCTGCGGGCTTTCGATCGCGCCTTCGCCGCTGTTACCCGGGCTTACCTTTGGCTGGTGGACTTGCTGATCAAGCGCTGGGTGTTGGCGCTGGCGCTAGGGATCGCTACCTGCGTGGGTTCCTACGCCCTTTATGAGCGGACTCCGACCTCGCTGGTACCGGAGACCGACCAGGGCATGGTGCTGGCCAGCGTGTCGCTGCCCGAGGCTGCCTCGCTTCAGCGGACCCAAGACTACATGGCCGAGCTCAGCGATAAGATCGAAGCGGTGCCCGCGGTGCGTTACGTGGCCGCGGTGGCGGGTTACGACATGCTGTCCAGCGCCGTCAACAGCGCCCGCGGCATCATGTTCATCGCCATGGAGCCCTGGGCCGAGCGCGACATCAGTGCCACGCAGTTGATCGGGCAGATCATGAAGTTCGGCGGCAGTATCGATGGCGGCAAGACCATGGCCTTCAACCTGCCGCCGATCATCGGGCTGTCGACCACCGGCGGCTTTACCGGCTATCTGCAGTCCTATGATGGCGCGGATGCCAACGAGCTCTACCAGGCCTCGATGAAGGTGATGCAGGCGGCCAATCAACGCCCCGAACTCAACCGGGTGTTCACCACCTACAACGCCAATGTGCCGTCCTATCGCGCCGATATCGATCGTGAGAAGGCGCTGAGCTATGGCGTGTCGCTGGATGATCTCTACACCACCCTGTCGAATACGCTGGGCAGTGGCTTCGTGAACTACTTCTCGTATCGTAGCCGCAACTTCCAGGTCTACATGCAGAACGAATCGGAATTCCGTCAGACGCCGGACGCTTTGGATCAGATCTTCGTGCGTGGCGGTGATGGCAAGCGTATTCCGCTTTCCGCGTTCGTGACCCTGGAGCGTCAGTCGACGGCCTCGGTGATGACCCGCTTCAACGTCTATCCAGCGGCGCAGTTCCAGGGCGGTCCGGCAACGGGCTATAGCTCCGGTCAGGCGGTCCAGGCCATGCAGGAGGTGGTTCAGGACACCCTCGGCGACGGTTGGGGCATGGGCTGGACCGGTACGGCCTATCAGGAAACCAACGCCGGCAGCGCGGCTACCCTCGCTGTCGTGTTCGGTATCATCATGATTCTGCTGATCCTGGCGGCCCAGTACGAAAGCTGGTCCCTGCCGCTGGCGGTGATTACAGCGGTGCCCTTTGCCTTCCTGGGCGCCATCGGCGGTATCGTGCTGCGCGGGCTGGATATCAGCATTTATGTCGAGATCGGCATGCTGGTAGTGGTCGGCCTTGCCGCCAAGAACGCCATCATGATCGTCGAATTCGCCGAACTGCAGCGCAAGGAGCACGGT
Above is a window of Halomonas sp. I5-271120 DNA encoding:
- a CDS encoding efflux RND transporter permease subunit, translating into MTFSDFFIRRPVFATVLSVIIALVGIMALRVLPIEQYPSVVPPTVSVKATYPGADADTVSQTVAAPLAEAINGVEDMLYMNSTTADNGSLSMSIAFAIGSDGDTNTINVNNRVQQTLSQLPESVQAQGVTVELSSSSILMVLGLTSPQNDYGKIYMQNYATLNLLDELRQVPGVGSAEVLGGGEFAMRIWLNPDKLAEYDMTPAEVADAVSSQNTEVAAGGLAKTPQGESRAYSYTITAPGRMSNADQFRDIILRTNPDGSALRLDDVARIELGASSYNIDARLNGGTMTPIMINQQPGANALETAKQVVATMDRLKERFPPGLDYEVPYDTTLFIDASVTTVEHTFIEAFLIVAAIVLIFLQNWRTTAIALSVVPVSVVGTFAGLYLFGFSINLLSLFALVLAIGIVVDDAILVVENVERILEEDPNIKILAASSRAMKEVGGPVIATSLIMAAVFVPVAFLGGFTGQIYQQFALTIAVSVAISAVVALTFTPAMCAIFVRHKSRHPRSKLVRGLTAPLRAFDRAFAAVTRAYLWLVDLLIKRWVLALALGIATCVGSYALYERTPTSLVPETDQGMVLASVSLPEAASLQRTQDYMAELSDKIEAVPAVRYVAAVAGYDMLSSAVNSARGIMFIAMEPWAERDISATQLIGQIMKFGGSIDGGKTMAFNLPPIIGLSTTGGFTGYLQSYDGADANELYQASMKVMQAANQRPELNRVFTTYNANVPSYRADIDREKALSYGVSLDDLYTTLSNTLGSGFVNYFSYRSRNFQVYMQNESEFRQTPDALDQIFVRGGDGKRIPLSAFVTLERQSTASVMTRFNVYPAAQFQGGPATGYSSGQAVQAMQEVVQDTLGDGWGMGWTGTAYQETNAGSAATLAVVFGIIMILLILAAQYESWSLPLAVITAVPFAFLGAIGGIVLRGLDISIYVEIGMLVVVGLAAKNAIMIVEFAELQRKEHGKSIREAAMIASELRFRPIVMTSLAFIFGTLPLATATGASDTSSHHIGTTVAVGMASVAVLASLFVPTYYAMIANIQQWLADKRGKHHDEASLEQSHN
- a CDS encoding alpha/beta fold hydrolase, encoding MDRLELVKVRALQIAVRIWNPDAPRTLIAWHGLARHGGDFAALARELGPEWRVLAPDTPGRGLSSWSLYPAHDYLYEHYQQVAVALLDHFELERVPWVGTSMGGLLGMLLAAEPTTASRIECLVLNDVGPELDPDGLSSLATYFGAMHRFVHFGDLEAELREHYAGFGIDSDAAWRQLALDSARRLPDGSWTYHYDPRIGEQFIHDTPRDTWADWRAIQCPLMVIRGASSPLLAHESIERMRQEQPALVSLEVPGCGHAPMLDRPSQVAPLADFLRHTGGTRAPSERHWWQRSRDWLKRRISK
- a CDS encoding efflux RND transporter periplasmic adaptor subunit, with amino-acid sequence MQNNANAMRPWRLALLGLGLAGLMAGCGSESGGQAQAAGSDQAAPATPGQVMSVERRDIALDKSYPSLLSSENEVTVVARVSGLLEARQFEPGDRVEKGDSLYTIEPATYQASVRSAEADLKSAKAERERAQRDADRYQRLLNQNSVSRQDYDDALADLQVARATVAQNEAALDSARIDLNYTDVEAPVSGAISLSEINVGNLVDPGTELATITPLDPLEVRFQLPQTDALALRRQRDDKEAPIGATLSRPAEQGNAAQSLDGKLDFLGSRVSESTSTVEARAMFDNPEGSFLPGQFVRISLAGLKRYDVLAVPEIAVTEGLMGPQVFVLDDDNKARARTVELGETAGHWLIINSGLETGERVLASDPGGIQPGTTIEPQPFDGDAASGS
- a CDS encoding TolC family outer membrane protein: MPLITDLSASGRRLTRRAIMLPLAMSIALASQAQGADLLGIASDALENDASLASARASLKSTQESRDVAGGDLLPQINASAELANNRTYDSQQSTISGAGVSQSADDDYNSGSLALDASQALYDAANAREVDQAENQIDQERLSLIASEQQLLFDASTAYFEILRANDILAARRAQERAISRQLEQAREQFEVGLIAITDVEEARASFDQARAERITAQSDLEVSFEELERLTGKRYQSIQSLTEDLPVELPTPAERDAWVDMALEESPLLKSAMAAVDVSRSSVDISKAARLPVVEAFAAYNYADSDRDQVEGHDSSSQLGVRASLPLYTGGSTSAQIRQSTYTLAASQYDAEAQRRLTIQQVRSLYTQVRNDVATVEARRQAVVSNRSALDATRSGYEVGTRNIVDVLAAEQNLYDAISNLAEARYDYVLDKLELRQQAGTLDVEVIRELNAQLSADQAVLLEVSEDGGGSYDSMRDIGERPQPDA